In the Arachis ipaensis cultivar K30076 chromosome B10, Araip1.1, whole genome shotgun sequence genome, one interval contains:
- the LOC107621512 gene encoding uncharacterized protein LOC107621512 isoform X2, which translates to MIPSNTTRRALQPLEPMSSVSSSPHIRSNAPFAGLVICVTGLSKEARNQVMEATERLGGQYSPNLHPQCTHLVVQSFGGRKFEHALKHGAKNGLFVVTLGWFVDSVRKNVRLSESHYSVKSNVDNNTRLDDFKLLPGYTGAENSCLPASLRETKNVDNVEEFQRSSGRKSNRSVDFTLSGYSIYIDPGISCELRNKVVDTATREGASLTERWFVGCNVSHVVTEGTFVQRYLGYSSNLITPLWILKTAKEKYAQRLVHMSADLAKQVGLMLEDIHNGILREEIKKQKDNEVHQGSESEYSYHERQQIVNAAKIGVRSRRGRQMQTCQTPIRPITPNNLLDSISWSISEPTSAASIYTDSFSVEDHTENHNTSIFLGAKGDGKDSEASFSNSTRHLTESEKSELIFKSHFLTILFPIDRFAEMGPSSQTFFSHNGFTCLQVLDHIHAFYQENMSNQEIEAAIHTDSRHADRLRSVYRSKETAERGFVLFKRIEFLGSRTSFEMLKRVTGDNNSNVYELLLRA; encoded by the exons ATGATCCCCAGCAACACCACACGAAG AGCTCTGCAGCCATTGGAGCCAATGTCTTCTGTTTCGTCCTCCCCACATATTCGATCAAATGCTCCTTTTGCTGGTCTTGTTATATGCGTTACTGGGCTATCCAAAG AAGCACGGAATCAAGTCATGGAGGCAACAGAAAGATTAGGTGGCCAGTATAGCCCCAATTTGCATCCACAGTGTACCCATTTGGTGGTTCAG AGTTTTGGAGGACGCAAGTTTGAGCATGCGCTAAAGCATGGAGCAAAAAACGGTCTCTTTGTTGTCACACTGGGTTGGTTCGTGGACAGTGTCAGGAAAAATG TGAGGTTGAGTGAGTCCCATTACAGTGTGAAGAGTAATGTGGACAATAACACACGCTTGGATGACTTTAAACTGCTTCCTGGGTATACCGGTGCCGAAAATTCTTGTCTTCCAGCAAGTCTACGTGAGACCAAGAACGTTGATAATGTTGAAGAATTTCAAAGATCTTCTGGTAGAAAATCTAATAGAAGTGTGGACTTCACTTTATCTGGTTACTCCATCTATATTGATCCAGGAATTTCATGTGAATTGAGGAACAAG GTTGTTGATACTGCCACGAGAGAAGGTGCTAGTCTGACGGAACGATGGTTTGTTGGCTGCAATGTTAGTCATGTAGTGACTGAAGGGACATTCGTACAAAGATATCTTGGATATTCGAGTAACCTCATCACA CCACTGTGGATTCTCAAAACAGCCAAGGAGAAATATGCACAAAGGCTTGTTCATATGTCTGCTGATTTGGCAAAGCAAGTTGGATTGATGCTTGAAGACATTCATAATGGCATTTTAAGGGAG GAAATAAAGAAGCAAAAAGACAATGAAGTTCATCAGGGCAGTGAAAGTGAATATAGTTACCACGAGAGGCAACAAATAGTGAATGCTGCAAAAATTGGTGTAAGAAGTCGCCGTGGTAGGCAAATGCAG ACTTGTCAGACTCCAATTCGTCCTATAACTCCTAACAACCTTCTAGACTCTATCAGCTGGTCTATATCCGAGCCAACTTCAGCTGCTTCCATCTACACAGATTCTTTCAGTGTTGAAGATCATACTGAAAATCATAATACTTCAATATTTCTTGGTGCAAAAGGGGATGGCAAGGACTCAGAAGCTTCATTTTCAAACTCCACTCGTCATCTGACCGAAAG CGAGAAATCAGAGTTGATATTTAAAAGCCATTTTCTCACCATACTCTTCCCAATCGACCGATTTGCCGAGATGGGTCCTTCTTCACAAACTTTCTTCAGCCATAATGGTTTTACATGTCTTCAGGTGTTGGATCATATCCATGCATTTTATCAG GAGAATATGTCAAACCAAGAAATAGAAGCTGCAATTCATACCGATTCACGACATGCTGATAGGCTTAGATCAGTGTACCGCAGTAAAGAAACTGCAGAGCGTGGCTTTGTGTTGTTCAAACGCATTGAATTTTTGGGAAGTCGCACTAGTTTTGAAATGTTGAAGCGTGTAACTGGGGACAACAACTCCAATGTGTATGAGCTATTACTTAGGGCTTAA
- the LOC107621512 gene encoding uncharacterized protein LOC107621512 isoform X1, which translates to MGSGNGRVDVVSGKGCSRLFSSSFRALQPLEPMSSVSSSPHIRSNAPFAGLVICVTGLSKEARNQVMEATERLGGQYSPNLHPQCTHLVVQSFGGRKFEHALKHGAKNGLFVVTLGWFVDSVRKNVRLSESHYSVKSNVDNNTRLDDFKLLPGYTGAENSCLPASLRETKNVDNVEEFQRSSGRKSNRSVDFTLSGYSIYIDPGISCELRNKVVDTATREGASLTERWFVGCNVSHVVTEGTFVQRYLGYSSNLITPLWILKTAKEKYAQRLVHMSADLAKQVGLMLEDIHNGILREEIKKQKDNEVHQGSESEYSYHERQQIVNAAKIGVRSRRGRQMQTCQTPIRPITPNNLLDSISWSISEPTSAASIYTDSFSVEDHTENHNTSIFLGAKGDGKDSEASFSNSTRHLTESEKSELIFKSHFLTILFPIDRFAEMGPSSQTFFSHNGFTCLQVLDHIHAFYQENMSNQEIEAAIHTDSRHADRLRSVYRSKETAERGFVLFKRIEFLGSRTSFEMLKRVTGDNNSNVYELLLRA; encoded by the exons ATGGGTAGTGGTAATGGTAGAGTTGATGTTGTGAGTGGCAAGGGATGCTCAAGGCTGTTTTCATCTTCGTTCAGAGCTCTGCAGCCATTGGAGCCAATGTCTTCTGTTTCGTCCTCCCCACATATTCGATCAAATGCTCCTTTTGCTGGTCTTGTTATATGCGTTACTGGGCTATCCAAAG AAGCACGGAATCAAGTCATGGAGGCAACAGAAAGATTAGGTGGCCAGTATAGCCCCAATTTGCATCCACAGTGTACCCATTTGGTGGTTCAG AGTTTTGGAGGACGCAAGTTTGAGCATGCGCTAAAGCATGGAGCAAAAAACGGTCTCTTTGTTGTCACACTGGGTTGGTTCGTGGACAGTGTCAGGAAAAATG TGAGGTTGAGTGAGTCCCATTACAGTGTGAAGAGTAATGTGGACAATAACACACGCTTGGATGACTTTAAACTGCTTCCTGGGTATACCGGTGCCGAAAATTCTTGTCTTCCAGCAAGTCTACGTGAGACCAAGAACGTTGATAATGTTGAAGAATTTCAAAGATCTTCTGGTAGAAAATCTAATAGAAGTGTGGACTTCACTTTATCTGGTTACTCCATCTATATTGATCCAGGAATTTCATGTGAATTGAGGAACAAG GTTGTTGATACTGCCACGAGAGAAGGTGCTAGTCTGACGGAACGATGGTTTGTTGGCTGCAATGTTAGTCATGTAGTGACTGAAGGGACATTCGTACAAAGATATCTTGGATATTCGAGTAACCTCATCACA CCACTGTGGATTCTCAAAACAGCCAAGGAGAAATATGCACAAAGGCTTGTTCATATGTCTGCTGATTTGGCAAAGCAAGTTGGATTGATGCTTGAAGACATTCATAATGGCATTTTAAGGGAG GAAATAAAGAAGCAAAAAGACAATGAAGTTCATCAGGGCAGTGAAAGTGAATATAGTTACCACGAGAGGCAACAAATAGTGAATGCTGCAAAAATTGGTGTAAGAAGTCGCCGTGGTAGGCAAATGCAG ACTTGTCAGACTCCAATTCGTCCTATAACTCCTAACAACCTTCTAGACTCTATCAGCTGGTCTATATCCGAGCCAACTTCAGCTGCTTCCATCTACACAGATTCTTTCAGTGTTGAAGATCATACTGAAAATCATAATACTTCAATATTTCTTGGTGCAAAAGGGGATGGCAAGGACTCAGAAGCTTCATTTTCAAACTCCACTCGTCATCTGACCGAAAG CGAGAAATCAGAGTTGATATTTAAAAGCCATTTTCTCACCATACTCTTCCCAATCGACCGATTTGCCGAGATGGGTCCTTCTTCACAAACTTTCTTCAGCCATAATGGTTTTACATGTCTTCAGGTGTTGGATCATATCCATGCATTTTATCAG GAGAATATGTCAAACCAAGAAATAGAAGCTGCAATTCATACCGATTCACGACATGCTGATAGGCTTAGATCAGTGTACCGCAGTAAAGAAACTGCAGAGCGTGGCTTTGTGTTGTTCAAACGCATTGAATTTTTGGGAAGTCGCACTAGTTTTGAAATGTTGAAGCGTGTAACTGGGGACAACAACTCCAATGTGTATGAGCTATTACTTAGGGCTTAA
- the LOC107621512 gene encoding uncharacterized protein LOC107621512 isoform X3 — MEATERLGGQYSPNLHPQCTHLVVQSFGGRKFEHALKHGAKNGLFVVTLGWFVDSVRKNVRLSESHYSVKSNVDNNTRLDDFKLLPGYTGAENSCLPASLRETKNVDNVEEFQRSSGRKSNRSVDFTLSGYSIYIDPGISCELRNKVVDTATREGASLTERWFVGCNVSHVVTEGTFVQRYLGYSSNLITPLWILKTAKEKYAQRLVHMSADLAKQVGLMLEDIHNGILREEIKKQKDNEVHQGSESEYSYHERQQIVNAAKIGVRSRRGRQMQTCQTPIRPITPNNLLDSISWSISEPTSAASIYTDSFSVEDHTENHNTSIFLGAKGDGKDSEASFSNSTRHLTESEKSELIFKSHFLTILFPIDRFAEMGPSSQTFFSHNGFTCLQVLDHIHAFYQENMSNQEIEAAIHTDSRHADRLRSVYRSKETAERGFVLFKRIEFLGSRTSFEMLKRVTGDNNSNVYELLLRA, encoded by the exons ATGGAGGCAACAGAAAGATTAGGTGGCCAGTATAGCCCCAATTTGCATCCACAGTGTACCCATTTGGTGGTTCAG AGTTTTGGAGGACGCAAGTTTGAGCATGCGCTAAAGCATGGAGCAAAAAACGGTCTCTTTGTTGTCACACTGGGTTGGTTCGTGGACAGTGTCAGGAAAAATG TGAGGTTGAGTGAGTCCCATTACAGTGTGAAGAGTAATGTGGACAATAACACACGCTTGGATGACTTTAAACTGCTTCCTGGGTATACCGGTGCCGAAAATTCTTGTCTTCCAGCAAGTCTACGTGAGACCAAGAACGTTGATAATGTTGAAGAATTTCAAAGATCTTCTGGTAGAAAATCTAATAGAAGTGTGGACTTCACTTTATCTGGTTACTCCATCTATATTGATCCAGGAATTTCATGTGAATTGAGGAACAAG GTTGTTGATACTGCCACGAGAGAAGGTGCTAGTCTGACGGAACGATGGTTTGTTGGCTGCAATGTTAGTCATGTAGTGACTGAAGGGACATTCGTACAAAGATATCTTGGATATTCGAGTAACCTCATCACA CCACTGTGGATTCTCAAAACAGCCAAGGAGAAATATGCACAAAGGCTTGTTCATATGTCTGCTGATTTGGCAAAGCAAGTTGGATTGATGCTTGAAGACATTCATAATGGCATTTTAAGGGAG GAAATAAAGAAGCAAAAAGACAATGAAGTTCATCAGGGCAGTGAAAGTGAATATAGTTACCACGAGAGGCAACAAATAGTGAATGCTGCAAAAATTGGTGTAAGAAGTCGCCGTGGTAGGCAAATGCAG ACTTGTCAGACTCCAATTCGTCCTATAACTCCTAACAACCTTCTAGACTCTATCAGCTGGTCTATATCCGAGCCAACTTCAGCTGCTTCCATCTACACAGATTCTTTCAGTGTTGAAGATCATACTGAAAATCATAATACTTCAATATTTCTTGGTGCAAAAGGGGATGGCAAGGACTCAGAAGCTTCATTTTCAAACTCCACTCGTCATCTGACCGAAAG CGAGAAATCAGAGTTGATATTTAAAAGCCATTTTCTCACCATACTCTTCCCAATCGACCGATTTGCCGAGATGGGTCCTTCTTCACAAACTTTCTTCAGCCATAATGGTTTTACATGTCTTCAGGTGTTGGATCATATCCATGCATTTTATCAG GAGAATATGTCAAACCAAGAAATAGAAGCTGCAATTCATACCGATTCACGACATGCTGATAGGCTTAGATCAGTGTACCGCAGTAAAGAAACTGCAGAGCGTGGCTTTGTGTTGTTCAAACGCATTGAATTTTTGGGAAGTCGCACTAGTTTTGAAATGTTGAAGCGTGTAACTGGGGACAACAACTCCAATGTGTATGAGCTATTACTTAGGGCTTAA
- the LOC107621511 gene encoding LOW QUALITY PROTEIN: endoribonuclease Dicer homolog 3a (The sequence of the model RefSeq protein was modified relative to this genomic sequence to represent the inferred CDS: deleted 1 base in 1 codon), with the protein MDSSNQNQPCPNRTFNHLYTEPCAEESESGSLPSETPQTMDPRGYQLEVFEVAKKRNTIAVLDTGAGKTLIAVLLMKNIGQAIRSSGSKKLIIFLAPTVHLVNQQYKNIKDLTDFQVQEYYGAKGVDAWDLSIWEKEISENEVLVMTPQLLLDALRKAFLKMESICLMIIDECHRATGNHPYAKVMKEFYHKADEKPKIFGMTASPVGKKGVSSSVDCEGQISELESILDSRRYTVEDRTEMEVYIPSAKESCRYYDQAQFPDLNLKPKIEDLWSKSGALLSELQSSTDGNSKDVENKLNTLHKRMSNELARVLYCLEDLGLLCAYEAVKIWHENFSKVEGECEVYRKGFSQCKAFIDVVMQIVEESLHLDDNKIPELDLNFSKAVDLGYLSPKLLELIKLFQSFGHSCEVLCLVFVERIITAKVIERFIKKVPQISHFTVSYLTGNNTSAGSLTAKKQKETLDSFRSGKVNILFTTEVIEEGIHVPKCSCVIRFDLPNTCRSYVQSRGRSRQDDSQFIVMLERGNMDQRNKLFDIIRSERSVTEAAIYKEDHASNLRVITEVKSNIYYVESTGASVNLDSSVSLLNRYCEKLPCDEYPRAKPNFEFLPFEGAYRCKLTLPPNAAFQTIVGPLGKDVRLARNLVCLEACKKLHQMHALNDHLVPFTEKPPEAEHSVQNQESGTGSGAGTTRRKELHGTASIRALCGTIEDKLDGAKFYAYRFDFKCSIVGEIFSGFVLLIESKFDDDVGNIELDLYLIKKTVKASLSFCGQVYLNAEQMMYAKCFHEVFFNGLFGRLVHKSKSVKGEREFLLQKDTKSLWSPHFYLLLPLQKGDDESKGSLEINWSGISSCAPAVEFLRNKFSLVAGDYDGGSKIVSPCDANSSKVACEGTDKIHFANCVVDANSIKNRVVLAIHTGRMYCILEADNKLCAESPFDGNDEKSPENHMTFAEYFKKRCQYGIAMKHPGQPLLRLKQSHNAHNVLLNFYEEDEKDKSSQIGPANTKMPAHVHIPPELLFILDVKRHVLKSMYLLPSLMHRLESLTLSSQLRREIDGQSSNISIPSSLILEALTTLRCCENFSMERLELLGDSVLKFVVSCHLFLKYPKEHEGKLSDRRKWAVCNSTLHKLGINRKLQGYIQDSAFEPRRWVAPGQRSIHVVSCECGVETPEVPVDGKFQTEDPKVVVGKLCDQGHRWMCSKTISDCVEALIGAYYVVGGLIAALHVMKWLGIDSELEPSLVEEAIAAASLHTYAPKQDEIATLEMKIGYKFSVKGLLLEAMTHVSEAELGIGCCYERLEFLGDSVLDLLITWHLYQSHKDIDPGELTDLRSASVNNDNFAQVAVRRNLYPHLLLSSGDLVSQISEYVKVISESESSTRSLPGIKAPKALGDLVESIAGAILVDTKLNLDEVWRIFNPLLSPIVTPDKLELPPLRELIELCGSLGYFIKENCKRKGTTVHAELSVQLENTLLVRKGNGMTKKIAKGEAAFHLLKDLKKKGISHGSSVPKRKRENPDYLCDSSNPETNIGICTALTDGHSSKTVANKRAKVDETNTEEIASAVSLPHKDSSPEDSDSIPVIASINMKKGGPRTTLYELCKRLQWPLPEYDSTEYKDRSLFESSEGLEGTKGVNCFVSKITLCIPNDGNIECTGEARADKKSSYDSAAVKILHELQRLGKLKIDDA; encoded by the exons ATGGATTCATCAAACCAGAACCAACCTTGTCCCAACCGAACTTTTAATCACTTATACACAGAACCTTGTGCTGAGGAATCAGAATCAGGTTCACTCCCTTCCGAGACACCCCAGACCATGGACCCTAGAGG GTATCAATTAGAAGTATTTGAAGTTGCAAAGAAGAGGAACACAATAGCAGTATTGGATACAGGTGCTGGTAAGACCTTAATAGCTGTGTTGCTTATGAAGAACATTGGTCAAGCTATCAGGTCCAGTGGCTCGAAAAAGTTGATTATTTTCTTAGCTCCAACCGTTCATCTTGTCAACCAG CAATATAAGAATATAAAAGATCTTACAGATTTTCAAGTTCAGGAGTATTATGGGGCAAAAGGAGTGGACGCATGGGATTTAAGTATCTGGGAGAAGGAAATTAGTGAAAATGAG GTACTGGTTATGACACCCCAGCTTCTTTTGGACGCTCTAAGAAAGGCTTTCTTGAAGATGGAATCAATATgcttgatgattattgatgagtgTCATCGAGCAACTGGTAACCATCCCTATGCAAAAGTAATGAAG GAATTCTATCACAAGGCTGATGAAAAGCCTAAAATTTTTGGAATGACAGCATCACCAGTAGGTAAAAAAG GTGTTTCCTCTTCTGTGGATTGTGAGGGTCAGATATCAGAACTGGAAAGTATCTTGGATTCTCGG agATATACTGTAGAAGATAGGACCGAGATGGAGGTATATATACCTTCTGCAAAAGAAAGTTGTAGATATTATGACCAGGCACAATTCCCTGATTTGAATTTGAAGCCAAAGATTGAAGACTTGTGGTCCAAG TCTGGTGCATTGTTATCGGAATTACAAAGCTCAACTGATGGTAACTCTAAGGATGTGGAGAATAAATTAAATACGCTGCATAAGCGGATGTCCAATGAACTTGCAAGAGTCTTGTATTGCCTTGAAGATCTTGGCCTCCTATGTGCTTATGAG GCTGTTAAAATATGGCATGAAAATTTCTCCAAAGTCGAAGGAGAGTGTGAAGTTTACCGAAAAGGTTTTAGTCAGTGCAAAGCATTCATTGACGTAGTCATGCAAATAGTTGAAGAATCCCTCCATCTTG ATGATAACAAGATTCCAGAGCTTGATCTTAATTTTTCAAAGGCAGTAGACCTGGGATACTTATCTCCCAAATTACTTGAACTTATTAAACTCTTCCAGTCATTTGG ACATTCATGTGAGGTATTGTGCCTTGTTTTTGTCGAAAGAATCATCACAGCAAAGGTGATtgaaagatttataaagaaagttCCACAGATATCTCATTTTACAGTTTCCTATTTAACCGGAAACAATACGTCAGCTGGTTCACTGACTGCTAAGAAGCAGAAGGAAACATTGGATTCTTTTCGTTCTGGAAAG GTCAATATATTATTTACAACCGAGGTAATTGAGGAAGGAATTCATGTGCCAAAGTGCTCATGTGTGATACGTTTTGACCTACCGAACACATGTCGCAGTTATGTCCAGTCTCGGGGAAGATCTAGGCAGGATGACTCCCAATTTATTGTGATGTTGGAGAG GGGAAACATGGATCAAAGAAATAAACTGTTTGACATCATCAGGAGTGAGCGATCCGTGACTGAAGCGGCTATATATAAAGAAGATCATGCTTCTAATTTAAGGGTGATTACGGAAGTAAAATCAAATATATATTATGTTGAGTCTACTGGAGCATCAGTCAACTTGGACTCAAGTGTTAGTCTTTTAAATCGATATTGTGAAAAGCTCCCATGTGATGA GTACCCCCGTGCAAAGCCCAATTTTGAATTCCTGCCTTTTGAAGGGGCATACAGGTGTAAATTAACATTACCACCTAATGCAGCTTTCCAAACAATAGTCGGTCCCTTGGGTAAAGATGTCCGTTTGGCAAGGAATCTTGTCTGTTTAGAAGCTTGTAAGAAGCTGCATCAGATGCATGCCTTGAATGATCATCTTGTCCCTTTCACTGAAAAGCCTCCAGAAGCTGAACATAGTGTGCAAAACCAAGAATCTGGTACAGGATCAGGTGCAG GAACCACAAGAAGAAAAGAATTACATGGCACAGCCAGCATTCGAGCTTTATGTGGTACAATTGAAGACAAACTAGACGGAGCCAAATTTTATGCCTATAGATTTGATTTCAAATGCAGCATTGTCGGTGAAATCTTCTCAGGATTTGTTCTCCTGATTGAGTCAAAGTTTGACGATGATGTTGGAAATATTGAATTAGATctttatttgataaaaaaaaccGTAAAGGCTTCCTTATCTTTCTGTGGACAAGTTTATTTGAATGCTGAACAG ATGATGTATGCAAAATGCTTCCATGAGGTTTTTTTCAATGGTTTGTTTGGGAGATTGGTTCATAAGTCCAAATCAGTAAAAGGAGAGAGGGAATTCTTGCTTCAGAAAGACACAAAATCACTGTGGAGTCCACACTTCTATTTGCTTCTACCACTACAAAAAGGGGATGATGAATCTAAAGGATCTTTGGAAATAAATTGGTCTGGAATAAGTTCTTGTGCTCCTGCAGTTGAATTTTTAAGGAACAAGTTTTCACTGGTTGCTGGAGATTATGATGGGGGCAGTAAAATTGTGTCACCTTGTGATGCTAATTCATCAAAGGTGGCCTGTGAAGGCACAGATAAAATTCACTTTGCCAATTGTGTAGTTGATGCTAACAGTATAAAGAATCGGGTAGTTTTGGCTATTCACACTGGAAGAATGTATTGTATTCTTGAAGCAGATAACAAGCTATGCGCTGAAAGTCCGTTTGATGGAAACGATGAGAAGTCTCCAGAGAACCACATGACCTTCGCAGAATACTTCAAGAAAAGGTGTCAG TATGGGATTGCTATGAAACATCCAGGACAACCTTTATTACGTTTGAAGCAAAGTCATAATGCACACAATGTTCTTTTGAATTTCTATGAGGAAG ATGAGAAGGATAAGTCATCGCAAATTGGCCCAGCAAACACCAAAATGCCTGCGCATGTTCACATTCCACCTGAGCTTTTATTTATTCTTGATGTTAAAAGACATGTTTTAAAGTCAATGTACTTGCTACCATCATTGATGCATCGTCTTGAATCTCTCACGTTGTCCAGTCAGCTTAGACGAGAGATAGATGGTCAGAGTAGCAATATCAGCATACCTAGCTCTCTG ATTCTAGAAGCACTGACAACCTTAAGATGCTGTGAAAATTTTTCAATGGAACGTCTTGAGTTGCTAGGAGATTCTGTTCTTAAGTTTGTAGTGAGCTGTCATCTCTTTCTTAAATATCCTAAGGAACATGAAGGAAAATTATCTGATAGACGGAAGTGGGCTGTTTGTAATTCAACTCTGCATAAACTGGGAATAAATCGCAAATTACAG GGCTATATCCAAGATTCTGCATTTGAACCACGCCGTTGGGTTGCTCCAGGACAGCGTTCTATACATGTTGTTTCTTGTGAATGTGGGGTGGAAACCCCAGAAGTTCCTGTGGATGGAAAATTCCAGACTGAAGATCCAAAAGTTGTGGTCGGAAAGCTTTGTGACCAGGGTCACCGCTGGATGTGTTCAAAGACAATTTCTGATTGTGTTGAAGCTCTTATAGGAGCATACTATGTAGTTGGCGGATTGATTGCTGCACTACATGTCATGAAGTGGCTTGGCATTGATTCTGAGCTAGAACCGTCCTTGGTTGAGGAAGCCATTGCTGCTGCATCTCTCCATACATATGCACCAAAACAAGACGAGATTGCAACCCTTGAAATGAAAATTGGGTATAAATTTTCTGTTAAGGGACTCTTACTGGAGGCAATGACACATGTATCTGAGGCTGAACTTGGGATTGGTTGCTGCTACGAG AGGCTTGAATTTCTCGGCGACTCTGTATTGGATCTTCTTATTACATGGCATCTTTATCAGAGCCATAAAGATATTGATCCAGGAGAGCTGACTGACTTGCGTTCTGCTTCTGTCAATAATGACAATTTTGCTCAAGTTGCCGTTAGACGAAACCTTTACCCACACCTTCTGCTCAGCTCTGGAGATTTGGTGAGCCAGATATCAGAATATGTTAAGGTCATTTCTGAATCAGAGAGCAGTACCAGATCACTCCCAGGCATTAAAGCCCCCAAG GCACTTGGAGATCTAGTGGAAAGTATTGCTGGGGCTATACTAGTTGATACCAAGCTCAATCTTGATGAAGTGTGGAGAATTTTCAATCCTCTGTTGTCTCCCATTGTTACCCCTGATAAACTTGAATTGCCTCCGTTGCGTGAACTAATTGAATTATGTGGCTCTCTTGGATATTTTATCAAAGAAAATTGTAAAAGGAAGGGAACTACTGTGCATGCTGAGCTTAGTGTACAACTGGAAAACACACTCTTAGTTCGGAAGGGAAACGGAATGACTAAAAAAATAGCAAAAGGAGAAGCTGCATTTCACTTGTTGAAAGATCTCAAG AAGAAGGGAATTTCACATGGCAGTAGCGTGccaaagagaaaaagagagaatccTGACTATCTATGCGATTCGTCTAATCCAGAAACCAATATTGGTATTTGCACTGCTCTAACAGATGGACATTCGTCAAAGACAGTAGCGAATAAGAGGGCGAAAGTGGATGAAACTAACACAGAAGAAATTGCATCTGCTGTTTCTTTGCCCCACAAAGACTCATCTCCTGAGGACTCTGATTCCATTCCAG TTATTGCATCTATCAATATGAAGAAAGGAGGACCCCGAACCACACTATATGAACTGTGCAAGAGATTACAGTGGCCATTGCCAGAATATGATTCAACAGAGTATAAAGATAG ATCCCTGTTTGAATCCAGCGAAGGCCTGGAAGGAACAAAGGGAGTCAACTGCTTTGTGTCAAAAATAACCTTGTGCATACCGAATGATGGTAATATAGAATGCACAGGAGAAGCTAGAGCTGATAAGAAGAGTTCATATGACTCTGCTGCAGTTAAAATACTTCATGAGCTGCAACGACTGGGGAAGCTTAAGATTGATGATGCTTAG